In Kiloniellales bacterium, the following are encoded in one genomic region:
- the thiO gene encoding glycine oxidase ThiO, whose product MNAKLSSSKRTDRPRVAIIGGGVAGLGIGWRLAEAGCPVEVFDRGEAGRGATWAAAGMLAAGVETEPGEEALLALTRWSQELWPGFASDLEQASGRNIGYRDEGTLVVALNRDDAARLRSSFEFQTGLGVELHWLSGREARRREPYLVPGTTAGVFSPRDHQVDNRALAEALKTAFSRAGGRLHERAPVTGLDHAGGRVRGVSLENHSVPADLVVLAAGAWSRDLAGLPEHLRPPVRPVKGQMLALAMDPAAPLLHHVLWAPGIYLVPRRDGRLIVGATVEEKGFDDRLTAGGLFALLEAAWRAVPAIEELPVEEIWVGHRPTSRDDAPILGPSALEGLVIATGHHRNGILLAPVTADAVSRYVLTGEIADALLPFGAERFADPAGGSPVARVAGASS is encoded by the coding sequence GTGAACGCGAAGCTATCCTCATCCAAGCGAACAGACCGCCCGCGCGTGGCGATCATCGGCGGCGGCGTGGCCGGCCTCGGCATCGGCTGGCGCCTGGCCGAGGCCGGGTGCCCGGTCGAGGTCTTCGACCGTGGCGAGGCGGGGCGCGGCGCGACCTGGGCGGCGGCCGGCATGCTCGCCGCTGGGGTTGAGACCGAGCCGGGCGAGGAGGCCCTGCTCGCGCTGACCCGCTGGAGCCAGGAGCTCTGGCCTGGTTTCGCCAGCGATCTGGAGCAGGCTTCGGGCCGGAACATCGGCTACCGAGACGAAGGCACTCTGGTGGTCGCGCTCAACCGGGACGACGCCGCCCGCCTGCGCTCGTCCTTCGAGTTTCAGACCGGGCTCGGGGTCGAGCTGCACTGGCTCTCGGGCCGCGAGGCGCGCCGCCGCGAGCCCTATCTGGTACCCGGTACCACCGCCGGGGTCTTCTCGCCGCGCGATCACCAGGTCGACAACCGCGCCTTGGCGGAGGCGCTGAAGACCGCCTTTTCTCGCGCCGGCGGCCGGCTCCACGAGCGGGCCCCGGTTACCGGCCTGGATCACGCGGGCGGCAGGGTTCGCGGCGTAAGCCTCGAGAACCATTCGGTTCCTGCCGATCTCGTTGTGCTCGCCGCGGGCGCCTGGTCGCGCGATCTCGCGGGCCTGCCCGAGCACCTTCGACCGCCGGTGCGGCCGGTCAAGGGCCAGATGCTGGCGCTCGCCATGGACCCAGCGGCGCCGCTTCTTCATCACGTGCTCTGGGCGCCGGGGATCTACCTCGTGCCCCGCCGCGACGGGCGCCTGATCGTCGGCGCCACGGTCGAGGAGAAAGGCTTCGACGACCGGCTGACGGCCGGCGGGCTGTTCGCCCTGCTCGAGGCTGCCTGGCGTGCGGTGCCGGCGATCGAGGAGCTGCCGGTCGAGGAGATCTGGGTCGGCCACCGGCCGACGAGCCGCGACGACGCGCCGATCCTGGGGCCCAGCGCCCTGGAGGGCCTGGTGATCGCGACCGGCCATCACCGCAACGGTATCCTCCTGGCGCCGGTTACCGCCGACGCGGTCAGCCGCTACGTCCTGACCGGCGAGATCGCCGACGCGCTGCTGCCCTTTGGCGCCGAACGCTTCGCGGACCCGGCCGGAGGGTCGCCGGTCGCGCGGGTGGCGGGGGCCTCATCGTGA
- a CDS encoding isochorismatase family cysteine hydrolase, which produces MTEEPKRALIEGRPALLVIDIQEGSFHSSEDAAIPHMPGYAERMNRALAMIEKARACGVPVIFVQEAHRRDLVDFGRELDGVEDVHCLEGNAGTEYAARLGVGAEDYTIRKRRYSCFFGTDLEILLKGLGAQTLIMVGGLTDVCVHYTFVDGHQHDYFCRVVEDCVAGSSEAAHEASLRAMAYLQHGARRSLDEVVAAIESYAGSAHRLEKSTL; this is translated from the coding sequence ATGACCGAAGAACCAAAGCGCGCGTTGATCGAGGGCCGGCCGGCCCTCCTGGTGATCGATATCCAGGAAGGCAGCTTCCATTCCAGCGAAGATGCCGCGATCCCTCATATGCCGGGCTATGCCGAGCGCATGAACCGTGCCCTCGCCATGATCGAGAAGGCCCGTGCCTGCGGGGTCCCGGTGATCTTCGTTCAGGAGGCGCACCGCAGGGACCTCGTCGATTTCGGCCGTGAGCTTGATGGGGTCGAGGACGTTCATTGCCTGGAAGGAAACGCCGGTACGGAGTACGCAGCGCGCCTGGGTGTCGGCGCCGAGGACTACACCATTCGCAAGCGCCGCTATTCCTGTTTCTTCGGCACCGACCTGGAGATCCTGCTCAAGGGCCTGGGCGCCCAGACGCTGATCATGGTCGGCGGTTTGACCGATGTCTGCGTCCACTACACCTTCGTCGATGGCCATCAGCACGACTACTTCTGCCGGGTGGTCGAAGACTGTGTCGCCGGATCCAGCGAGGCGGCGCACGAGGCATCGCTGCGCGCCATGGCGTATCTTCAGCATGGCGCCAGACGCAGCCTCGATGAAGTTGTCGCGGCGATCGAAAGCTATGCGGGATCCGCGCATCGGCTCGAGAAAAGCACGCTTTGA
- a CDS encoding CBS domain-containing protein: MKVRDLLTAKGDEVATTSSDATIETVLHRLKLEGVGALVVSDDGRSAAGIISERDIVRGLPEHGAALLQMKVADLMTTDVKTCGPDASVEEIMGEMTRSRIRHLPVMAEGKLAGIVSIGDVVKNRLEELETETHVLRDYIVGRA; encoded by the coding sequence ATGAAGGTGCGTGATTTGTTGACCGCTAAGGGAGACGAGGTCGCGACGACCAGTTCGGACGCGACCATCGAAACGGTTCTGCACAGGCTGAAGTTGGAAGGGGTCGGCGCGCTCGTAGTAAGCGACGACGGTCGGTCGGCCGCGGGCATCATCTCCGAGCGGGATATCGTCCGAGGCCTGCCCGAGCACGGCGCGGCCCTGCTGCAGATGAAGGTCGCCGACCTGATGACCACCGACGTCAAGACCTGCGGCCCGGACGCGAGCGTCGAGGAGATCATGGGTGAGATGACCCGTAGCCGGATCCGGCACCTGCCGGTCATGGCGGAAGGCAAGCTCGCCGGTATCGTCAGCATCGGCGACGTGGTGAAGAACCGGCTCGAGGAGCTGGAGACCGAGACCCACGTCCTGCGCGACTACATCGTCGGCAGGGCCTGA
- a CDS encoding ABC transporter ATP-binding protein, whose translation MAEPVLRVEGLSKSFGAIRASDSLSLEVAAQEIHAVIGPNGAGKTTLIAQLAGEIAPDEGRIWFHGRDVTALASHRRARLGLARSFQITSIFPSFSAEDNVALAIQARSGRSFRFWRPARRDPALREPAREMLERVGLGARASAPAAILSHGEHRLLEIAMALAVEPKLLLLDEPMAGMGGADTARMVELLRTLKSRAAMLLVEHDMDAVFALADRITVLVYGRVIASGPPAAVRADPAVREAYLGEPA comes from the coding sequence ATGGCTGAGCCGGTTCTTCGGGTCGAAGGCCTCAGCAAGAGCTTCGGCGCGATCCGCGCCAGCGATTCCCTGTCGCTCGAGGTCGCTGCGCAAGAGATTCACGCGGTCATCGGGCCGAACGGCGCCGGCAAGACGACGCTGATCGCCCAACTCGCCGGTGAAATCGCGCCCGACGAGGGCCGGATCTGGTTCCACGGCCGGGACGTGACAGCCTTGGCGAGCCACCGGCGGGCCCGGCTCGGCCTGGCGCGCAGCTTCCAGATCACCTCGATCTTTCCAAGCTTTTCCGCCGAGGACAACGTCGCTCTCGCGATCCAGGCGCGCAGCGGCCGGAGCTTCCGGTTCTGGCGCCCGGCGCGCCGCGATCCGGCGCTGCGCGAGCCGGCGCGCGAGATGCTGGAACGGGTCGGTCTCGGTGCCCGGGCCAGCGCGCCGGCCGCGATCCTGTCCCACGGCGAGCACCGCCTCCTGGAGATTGCCATGGCGCTCGCGGTTGAGCCGAAACTGCTGCTGCTCGACGAGCCCATGGCGGGGATGGGCGGTGCCGACACCGCACGGATGGTCGAGCTCCTGCGCACGCTCAAATCGCGGGCCGCCATGCTGCTGGTCGAGCACGACATGGACGCCGTCTTCGCACTGGCCGACCGCATCACCGTGCTGGTCTACGGCCGGGTCATCGCGAGCGGCCCGCCAGCCGCCGTGCGCGCCGACCCGGCCGTGCGGGAAGCCTATCTTGGGGAGCCGGCATGA
- a CDS encoding ABC transporter ATP-binding protein, whose protein sequence is MLAVEGLEAGYGRSQVLFGVDLAVGAGEVVTLMGRNGMGKTTTVKAILQMLRPIAGTVTFLGDRLDRLPSHRAAQRGLGLVPEGRQVFPTLTVHENLVATARPGPDGRRAWTEERVYGLFPRLKERAAQFGRTLSGGEQQMLAIGRALMTNPALLILDEATEGLAPLVRQEIWACLRRLKAEGQSILVIDKNLADLCALADRHYIMEKGRVVWSGDSSALRAEPAVAQRYLGV, encoded by the coding sequence ATCCTCGCCGTCGAAGGGCTCGAGGCCGGCTACGGCCGCAGCCAGGTCCTCTTCGGGGTCGATCTGGCGGTCGGCGCGGGCGAGGTCGTGACCTTGATGGGCCGCAACGGCATGGGAAAGACCACCACCGTGAAGGCGATCCTGCAGATGCTGCGGCCGATCGCCGGCACGGTCACCTTCCTGGGGGACCGCCTCGACCGTCTGCCGAGCCACCGGGCGGCGCAGCGCGGTCTCGGGCTGGTGCCGGAGGGGCGCCAAGTGTTCCCCACGCTGACCGTCCACGAGAACCTGGTGGCGACGGCGCGGCCCGGGCCGGACGGCCGGCGCGCCTGGACCGAGGAGCGGGTCTACGGCCTCTTCCCCCGCCTGAAGGAGCGCGCGGCGCAATTCGGCCGCACGCTCTCCGGCGGCGAACAGCAGATGCTCGCGATCGGCCGGGCGCTCATGACCAATCCAGCGCTGCTGATCCTGGACGAGGCGACAGAGGGCCTGGCGCCGCTGGTCCGCCAGGAGATCTGGGCCTGTCTCCGTCGGCTCAAGGCCGAGGGGCAGTCGATCCTGGTGATCGACAAGAACCTGGCCGATCTCTGCGCGCTCGCGGACCGCCACTACATCATGGAGAAGGGCAGGGTGGTCTGGTCCGGCGATTCCAGCGCCCTGCGGGCCGAACCCGCGGTCGCGCAGCGATACCTCGGCGTCTGA
- the cysD gene encoding sulfate adenylyltransferase subunit CysD, with translation MLDEKESQDGGTAASPVSKAAAGKGGGVANPIDAGRLTHLRRLEAESIHIIREVAAEFAKPVMLYSIGKDSAVMLHLALKAFYPGKLPFPLLHVDTTWKFREMIAFRDRLAEEQGLELIVHINHEGVAQGVGPFTHGSQLHTDVMKTQALKQALEQHSFDAAFGGARRDEEKSRAKERVFSFRTQDHRWDPKRQRPELWNLYNGRINRGESIRVFPLSNWTELDVWQYIHLENIPIVPLYFAKERPVVERDGVQIMVDDERIPLKEGEKPQMKWVRFRTLGCYPLTGAVESRATTLTEVIQEMLLTKTSERQGRVIDHDQAGSMEKKKQEGYF, from the coding sequence ATGCTTGATGAAAAGGAAAGTCAGGACGGGGGCACGGCTGCCTCGCCTGTGAGCAAGGCCGCGGCCGGCAAGGGCGGCGGCGTCGCCAACCCTATCGATGCCGGTCGCCTGACCCATCTGCGGCGGCTCGAGGCCGAGAGCATACATATCATCCGCGAAGTCGCGGCGGAGTTCGCCAAACCGGTCATGCTCTACTCGATCGGCAAGGACTCGGCGGTGATGCTGCACCTGGCCTTGAAAGCCTTCTATCCGGGAAAGCTTCCCTTTCCCCTGCTGCACGTCGATACCACCTGGAAGTTCCGCGAGATGATCGCGTTCCGCGACCGGCTGGCCGAGGAACAGGGCCTCGAGCTGATCGTGCACATCAATCATGAGGGCGTGGCGCAGGGCGTAGGGCCCTTCACCCACGGTTCCCAGCTGCACACCGATGTCATGAAGACCCAGGCGCTGAAGCAGGCGCTGGAACAGCACAGCTTCGATGCGGCCTTCGGCGGGGCGCGGCGCGACGAAGAGAAGTCGCGCGCCAAGGAACGGGTCTTCTCGTTCCGTACCCAGGATCATCGCTGGGACCCGAAGAGGCAGCGGCCGGAGCTGTGGAACCTCTACAACGGGCGGATCAACAGGGGCGAGAGCATCCGCGTCTTCCCCCTGTCGAACTGGACCGAGCTAGACGTGTGGCAGTACATCCACCTCGAGAACATCCCCATCGTGCCGCTTTATTTCGCCAAGGAGCGCCCGGTGGTCGAACGCGACGGCGTCCAGATCATGGTCGATGACGAGCGCATCCCCCTCAAGGAGGGCGAGAAGCCGCAGATGAAGTGGGTCCGCTTCCGGACTCTGGGGTGCTACCCCTTGACCGGGGCCGTGGAGTCCCGCGCGACCACCTTAACGGAAGTGATCCAGGAGATGCTCCTGACCAAGACCTCCGAGCGCCAGGGACGGGTGATCGACCACGACCAGGCCGGCTCGATGGAGAAGAAGAAGCAGGAGGGTTACTTCTGA
- a CDS encoding branched-chain amino acid ABC transporter permease codes for MARGARLDRPTTVAAVVVAALVAAPLIAAAFDEPYYIGLLSRVVIFALAAVSLNLILGYGGMVSLGHAAFFGIGGYVTGALSFHAFEGSAVLTWPLTLPGSDQVLVFWFGAVAVAVPAALVIGALCLRTSGVYFIMITLAFAQMLFYLFISFQRYGGEDGLSLFQRGRLFGAELESDLAFYFVCLSLLLVYLGVCKRLVDSRFGMVIQAARQNEARLRSLGFDPYPYRLCCFVISAVGGALAGSLMVDLDGFVSPALLAWTRSGEILVMVILGGMGSLIGPVLGAAAFVFLETVISSYTEHWMAVFGPLLLLVVLFARGGLHGWLAGRRGGHG; via the coding sequence ATGGCTAGAGGTGCTCGGCTCGATCGGCCGACCACCGTCGCCGCCGTCGTTGTCGCCGCTCTCGTGGCGGCGCCGCTGATCGCCGCGGCGTTCGACGAGCCCTACTACATCGGGCTGCTCAGCAGGGTCGTGATCTTCGCGCTGGCGGCGGTCAGCCTCAACCTGATCCTCGGTTACGGCGGCATGGTGTCCCTCGGCCACGCCGCGTTCTTCGGCATTGGCGGCTACGTGACCGGTGCCCTCTCGTTCCATGCCTTCGAGGGCAGCGCGGTCTTGACCTGGCCGCTCACCCTGCCGGGGAGCGACCAGGTCCTGGTTTTCTGGTTCGGCGCCGTGGCGGTCGCGGTGCCGGCCGCGCTCGTGATCGGCGCGCTCTGCCTGCGCACCAGTGGCGTCTACTTCATCATGATCACGCTCGCCTTCGCCCAGATGCTGTTCTATCTCTTCATCTCGTTTCAGCGCTACGGCGGCGAGGACGGCCTCTCCCTGTTCCAGCGCGGCCGCCTGTTCGGGGCCGAGCTGGAATCCGATCTCGCCTTCTACTTCGTCTGCCTCTCGCTGCTACTGGTCTATCTCGGCGTCTGCAAGCGCCTCGTGGACTCCCGCTTCGGCATGGTGATTCAGGCGGCCAGGCAGAACGAGGCCCGACTGCGCTCTCTCGGCTTCGATCCCTATCCCTACCGCCTCTGCTGCTTCGTCATCTCGGCCGTCGGCGGCGCCTTGGCGGGCAGCCTCATGGTCGACCTGGACGGATTCGTATCGCCGGCGCTCCTCGCCTGGACCCGCTCGGGCGAGATCCTGGTCATGGTCATACTCGGCGGCATGGGGTCGCTGATCGGGCCGGTGCTCGGCGCCGCCGCCTTTGTCTTTCTCGAGACGGTCATCTCTTCCTACACCGAGCATTGGATGGCGGTCTTCGGGCCGCTGCTGCTGCTGGTCGTGCTCTTCGCCCGGGGCGGCCTGCACGGCTGGCTGGCCGGACGGCGGGGCGGTCATGGCTGA
- a CDS encoding thiazole synthase has translation MSDPLKIGDRSFESRLIMGSGHFSNQQVLLDSLGASGAEVVTASIRRISLEGYAESLVDLLGDRYVLLPNTSGCATVRDAVLTAQLAREALETDWVKLELIGDRETLYPDVAQLIEAAELLVKDGFTVLPYCTDDPVVCQTLADIGCAAVMPLGSPIGSGMGICNPYNIELVVQRSPVPVILDAGVGTASDAALAMELGCDAVMLNTAVSRAHDPVRMAGAMRKAVEAGRAARLAGRIPRRAYADPSSPQLGLIGT, from the coding sequence ATGTCGGATCCGCTTAAGATCGGTGACCGTAGCTTTGAATCCCGCCTCATCATGGGCAGCGGGCATTTCTCCAACCAGCAGGTGCTGCTGGACTCGCTCGGGGCGAGCGGGGCCGAGGTGGTGACCGCCTCGATCCGCCGCATCAGCCTCGAAGGCTACGCGGAGTCCCTCGTCGACCTGCTCGGCGACCGCTACGTCCTGCTGCCGAACACCTCGGGCTGCGCGACCGTGCGCGACGCGGTGCTGACCGCGCAGCTGGCGCGCGAGGCGCTGGAAACCGACTGGGTCAAGCTCGAGCTGATCGGCGACCGCGAGACGCTCTATCCCGACGTAGCCCAGCTGATCGAGGCGGCGGAGCTCCTGGTTAAGGACGGCTTCACCGTGCTGCCCTACTGCACCGACGACCCGGTGGTCTGCCAGACCCTGGCCGACATCGGCTGCGCCGCCGTCATGCCCCTGGGCTCGCCGATCGGCTCGGGCATGGGGATATGCAACCCCTACAACATCGAGCTGGTCGTCCAGCGCAGCCCCGTGCCGGTGATCCTGGACGCCGGCGTGGGCACCGCTTCCGACGCGGCGCTGGCGATGGAGCTCGGCTGCGACGCCGTCATGCTCAACACCGCGGTTTCGCGGGCCCACGACCCGGTTCGAATGGCCGGGGCGATGCGCAAGGCCGTCGAAGCGGGTAGGGCGGCCCGGCTGGCCGGGCGGATCCCGAGGCGCGCATACGCCGATCCCTCCAGCCCCCAGCTCGGGCTGATCGGAACGTGA
- the cysN gene encoding sulfate adenylyltransferase subunit CysN — protein MAHASALIESDIDAYLQSQEAKSLLRFITCGSVDDGKSTLIGRLLYDTKLIFEDQLEALGSDSKKFGTQGESIDLALLVDGLQAEREQGITIDVAYRFFSTDKRKFIVADTPGHEQYTRNMATGASTADLAVILVDARKGVLTQTRRHSYIVNLLGIRQVILAVNKMDLVNYDQERFEEIATDYRTFAGEIGLGDIRAIPISALTGDNVFSASKTMSWYQGPSLLQSLETAPVAADRVDSPFRLPVQWVNRPNSEFRGYSGTVASGRIKPGDTVVVCPAERSSTVTRIVTAEGDLEEARAGQAVTLVLADDIDVSRGDVIAESARPAQHTDQFAAHLLWMHDDPMLPERQYLMKAGTCGATAAVTDLRYKINVNTLEHVAAKTLELNEVAYCNFSLDRSIAFDPYAENRDTGSFILIDRFTNATVGAGMIDFGLRRATNLTWHEMAVDKTTRARQKTQKPCVLWFTGLSGSGKSTAANRVEQKLLAMGRHTYLLDGDNVRHGLNRDLGFTDHDRVENIRRVGEVARLFVDAGTVVLVSFISPFRSERRMARELVEADEFIEVFMDTPLDVCESRDPKGLYKRARAGKIKNFTGVDSDYEPPEQAEIVLKSADHDVEALADQVITYLKKGGYV, from the coding sequence ATGGCCCACGCCTCGGCGCTGATCGAGAGTGATATCGACGCTTATCTACAATCCCAGGAAGCGAAGAGCCTGCTGCGCTTCATCACCTGCGGCAGCGTCGACGACGGCAAGTCGACGCTGATCGGTCGGCTGCTCTACGACACCAAACTGATCTTTGAAGACCAGCTGGAGGCGCTGGGCAGCGACAGCAAGAAGTTCGGCACCCAGGGTGAATCGATCGACTTGGCGCTTCTGGTCGATGGCCTGCAGGCCGAGCGCGAGCAGGGCATCACGATCGACGTCGCCTACCGCTTCTTTTCGACCGACAAGCGCAAGTTCATCGTCGCCGACACGCCAGGCCACGAGCAGTACACGCGCAACATGGCGACCGGCGCCTCGACCGCCGACCTGGCCGTCATTCTGGTCGATGCGCGCAAGGGTGTTCTGACCCAGACCCGGCGCCACAGCTACATCGTCAATCTGCTTGGGATCAGGCAGGTGATCCTGGCAGTCAACAAGATGGACCTGGTGAACTACGACCAGGAACGCTTCGAGGAGATCGCGACGGACTACCGGACCTTCGCCGGCGAGATCGGGCTGGGCGATATCCGTGCCATACCGATATCGGCCCTGACTGGTGACAACGTCTTCTCCGCCAGCAAGACGATGTCCTGGTACCAGGGGCCGTCGCTGCTGCAATCGCTCGAGACCGCTCCGGTCGCCGCGGACCGCGTGGACAGCCCTTTCCGGCTCCCCGTTCAATGGGTCAACCGGCCGAATTCGGAGTTCCGCGGCTACAGCGGCACCGTCGCTTCGGGGCGTATCAAGCCCGGCGATACCGTGGTGGTCTGCCCGGCCGAGCGGTCGAGTACGGTCACCCGCATCGTGACCGCCGAAGGCGATCTCGAGGAAGCCCGCGCCGGACAGGCCGTGACGCTGGTCTTGGCCGACGACATCGACGTCAGCCGGGGCGATGTCATCGCCGAGAGTGCGCGGCCGGCCCAGCACACCGATCAGTTCGCGGCGCATCTGCTCTGGATGCACGACGACCCCATGCTGCCAGAGCGCCAGTACCTCATGAAGGCGGGCACCTGCGGTGCGACCGCCGCCGTGACCGACCTGCGTTACAAGATCAACGTCAATACCCTGGAACATGTTGCGGCCAAGACCCTCGAGCTGAACGAGGTGGCCTACTGCAACTTCAGCCTAGACCGGTCGATCGCCTTCGATCCCTATGCCGAGAACCGGGATACGGGAAGTTTCATTCTGATCGACCGCTTCACCAACGCCACGGTGGGCGCGGGCATGATCGACTTCGGCCTGCGCCGGGCGACCAACCTGACCTGGCACGAGATGGCCGTGGACAAGACCACCCGCGCCCGGCAGAAGACCCAGAAGCCTTGCGTGCTCTGGTTCACCGGCCTCTCGGGATCGGGAAAGTCGACCGCCGCCAACCGGGTCGAACAGAAGCTCCTGGCCATGGGCCGCCACACCTATCTGCTGGACGGCGACAACGTGCGCCACGGCCTGAACCGGGACCTGGGCTTCACCGACCACGACAGGGTTGAGAACATCCGCAGGGTCGGCGAAGTCGCCAGGCTCTTCGTCGACGCCGGCACCGTCGTTCTGGTGTCCTTCATCTCGCCGTTCCGCAGCGAGCGGCGCATGGCCCGCGAGCTGGTTGAGGCGGACGAGTTCATCGAGGTCTTCATGGACACGCCCCTGGATGTCTGCGAATCGCGCGATCCCAAGGGCCTCTACAAGCGGGCCCGGGCGGGAAAGATCAAGAATTTCACCGGCGTGGACTCCGATTATGAGCCGCCGGAGCAGGCGGAGATCGTGCTGAAAAGCGCCGATCACGATGTCGAAGCGCTGGCCGACCAGGTGATCACGTACCTGAAGAAGGGCGGTTACGTCTGA
- the thiS gene encoding sulfur carrier protein ThiS: protein MSGTITVNGETRTLRAATVLELLRDERLETERAGLAVARNGAVVPRRAWPDTALADGDRIEIVKPFSGG from the coding sequence GTGAGCGGGACGATCACCGTGAACGGCGAGACCAGGACGCTGCGCGCGGCGACGGTCCTCGAGCTGCTGCGGGACGAGCGGCTGGAGACGGAGCGCGCCGGCCTAGCCGTTGCGCGCAACGGTGCCGTGGTGCCGCGCCGGGCCTGGCCCGATACGGCGCTGGCCGACGGCGACAGGATCGAGATCGTTAAGCCTTTCTCCGGGGGATGA
- a CDS encoding thiamine phosphate synthase, whose product MRLPDPPLLVITDRRAAKRPLEAVAEEIFAAGCRWLSLRDKDLPEPERLALLRRLTALAEGSNALVTVHGHGVGAAARAARGLHLDRSGDAAAARLALGPTALIGLSAHDDTEAQAAAKGGADYVTFSPVFPSLSKPGYGPTAGLEGLRELTRRSRLPIVALGGIAAGNAAACLEAGAAGLAVIGSVMAQDSPGRAVAALLEQVEGYRERSSLAESGNLR is encoded by the coding sequence GTGAGACTGCCGGACCCGCCGCTGCTGGTGATCACGGACCGGCGGGCGGCGAAACGCCCGCTCGAGGCGGTCGCCGAGGAGATCTTTGCGGCCGGCTGCCGCTGGCTCAGCCTGCGCGACAAGGATCTGCCCGAGCCCGAGCGCCTCGCCTTGCTTCGGCGGCTGACGGCGCTGGCCGAGGGTTCGAACGCCTTGGTGACGGTGCACGGCCACGGCGTCGGGGCGGCCGCCCGAGCTGCGCGGGGCCTACACCTCGACCGGTCGGGCGACGCGGCCGCGGCGCGGCTGGCCCTCGGCCCGACGGCGCTGATCGGCCTGTCCGCTCACGACGACACGGAGGCCCAGGCAGCTGCGAAGGGTGGCGCCGACTACGTCACCTTCAGTCCTGTGTTCCCCAGCCTCAGCAAGCCCGGTTACGGCCCGACGGCGGGACTCGAAGGCCTGCGGGAGCTGACCCGGCGGTCGCGGCTGCCGATCGTGGCCCTGGGCGGGATTGCCGCCGGCAACGCCGCCGCCTGCCTGGAGGCAGGGGCCGCGGGTCTCGCGGTTATCGGCTCGGTGATGGCGCAAGACTCGCCGGGCCGGGCCGTCGCGGCCCTGCTGGAGCAGGTAGAGGGCTATCGAGAGCGGTCGAGTCTCGCCGAAAGCGGCAACTTAAGATAG
- a CDS encoding branched-chain amino acid ABC transporter permease, whose product MSWLLLAEQILNGLQFGMMLFLMAAGLTLVFGIMNLINLAHGSLYMVGAYVCASVTDWTGSFLLGLLAALPAAALVGAAVEIVALRRLYDRDHLDQVLATFGLILFFNEAAKMLWGAQPLYLTIPHWLSGSVEIIPGAPYPAYRLAIILVGAAVALLLYLLIGKTRLGMLIRAGATSREIVAAMGVDIRLLYTLVFALGAMLAGLAGALIGPLQSVEVGMGEGILILTFVVIVIGGIGSIKGALIAALLVGLVDTLGRAFLPSLFGLFMDPSAANGVGASLASMAIYILMALVLVLRPRGLFPANG is encoded by the coding sequence ATGTCCTGGCTGCTGCTTGCCGAACAGATCCTGAACGGTCTCCAGTTCGGCATGATGCTGTTTCTCATGGCGGCCGGCCTGACGCTGGTCTTCGGCATCATGAACCTGATCAACCTGGCCCACGGGTCCCTCTACATGGTCGGTGCCTACGTCTGCGCGAGCGTGACCGACTGGACCGGATCCTTTCTGCTCGGTCTGCTCGCCGCGCTGCCGGCCGCGGCCCTGGTCGGCGCCGCCGTCGAGATCGTCGCCTTGCGGCGGCTCTACGACCGCGATCACCTGGACCAGGTGCTCGCGACCTTCGGCCTGATTTTGTTCTTCAACGAAGCGGCGAAGATGCTCTGGGGCGCGCAGCCGCTCTACCTGACCATTCCGCATTGGCTCTCGGGGTCGGTCGAGATCATTCCCGGTGCGCCCTATCCGGCCTATCGCCTGGCGATCATTCTGGTCGGCGCGGCGGTCGCGCTCCTGCTCTATCTCCTGATCGGCAAGACGCGTCTCGGCATGCTGATTCGCGCCGGCGCGACGTCGCGGGAGATCGTCGCCGCCATGGGCGTCGACATTCGTCTTCTCTACACCCTGGTCTTCGCGCTCGGCGCGATGCTGGCCGGTCTGGCCGGCGCGTTGATCGGGCCGCTTCAGTCGGTCGAGGTCGGTATGGGCGAGGGCATCCTCATCCTGACTTTCGTCGTCATCGTCATCGGCGGCATCGGCTCGATCAAGGGCGCGCTGATCGCGGCGCTGCTGGTCGGCCTGGTCGATACCCTGGGACGCGCCTTTCTGCCCAGTCTCTTCGGCCTCTTCATGGACCCGTCAGCCGCCAACGGCGTCGGGGCCTCCCTGGCCTCCATGGCGATCTACATCCTGATGGCGCTGGTCCTGGTCCTGCGCCCCAGGGGACTGTTCCCGGCCAATGGCTAG